In Methanobacterium paludis, the following proteins share a genomic window:
- a CDS encoding right-handed parallel beta-helix repeat-containing protein, with amino-acid sequence MRKNVRKQAATIMLVFAFALIICGAVSAADTPTTTNSGSSTLSSAASSTPTTDVSTSRSDGISRSDNNKIENNFIFANGNNGISVSDSEDTNIEDNTIFANGDNGISVSDSEDTNIEDNTVTGNGDNGINVEDSTFTNIEDNNVIANGDSGNGINVEDSAFTNIEDNTVIANEDNGINVEDSLFTNIEDNTVIGNGDNGINVEDSAFTNIEDNFIFANEDNGINVEDSAFTEIEDNTVIGNGDNGINVEDSAFTEIEDNTVIGNGDNGINVEDSAFTEIEDNFIFANEDNGINVEDSLFTNIEDNNVIGNGDNGINVEDSAFTNIEDNFIFANEDNGINVEDSLFTNIEDNFIFANEDNGINVEDSLFTNIEDNNVIGNGDNGINVEDSLFTNIEDNNVIGNGDNGINVEDSAFTNIEDNFIFANEDDGISLEDSLFTNIEDNFIFANEDDGISLEDSAFTNIEDNFIFANEDDGISLYGSNFNLIADNFIFANEDNGISLYGSNFNAILLNNIFANEDNGISLYGSNFNAILLNNIFANEDNGISLYGSDDNAILLNNIFANGHDGIGIYGSEALIFANGDDEVNVRSDDNQIGKEFIFGNRNDGISVYRTDGTEIEEKFIFANGDDGVGVYRSDDTEIENCFIFANENDGVSVYGSDDTKIKNSFIFANEDDGVSVYGSDDTEIKNSFIFANEDEGVLV; translated from the coding sequence ATGCGAAAGAACGTGCGAAAGCAGGCTGCTACCATAATGTTAGTGTTTGCTTTTGCACTGATAATTTGTGGAGCAGTATCAGCAGCAGACACCCCAACTACAACTAATTCTGGTAGTTCGACCTTAAGTTCTGCTGCATCAAGCACACCAACAACAGATGTATCTACATCCAGATCTGACGGCATATCCAGATCTGACAACAACAAAATTGAAAACAACTTCATATTCGCAAACGGCAATAATGGAATAAGTGTATCTGACTCAGAAGACACCAACATCGAAGACAACACCATATTCGCAAACGGCGATAATGGAATAAGTGTATCTGACTCAGAAGACACCAACATCGAAGACAACACCGTAACAGGGAACGGTGACAACGGAATAAACGTCGAAGACTCTACATTCACCAACATCGAAGACAACAACGTAATCGCAAACGGTGACAGTGGCAATGGAATAAACGTCGAAGACTCAGCTTTCACCAACATCGAAGACAACACCGTAATCGCAAACGAAGATAACGGAATAAACGTCGAAGACTCTCTCTTCACCAACATCGAAGACAACACCGTAATCGGAAACGGTGACAACGGAATAAACGTCGAAGACTCAGCTTTCACCAACATCGAAGACAACTTCATATTCGCAAACGAAGATAACGGAATAAACGTCGAAGACTCAGCCTTCACCGAAATAGAAGACAACACCGTAATCGGAAACGGTGACAACGGAATAAACGTGGAAGACTCAGCCTTCACCGAAATAGAAGACAACACCGTAATCGGAAACGGTGACAACGGAATAAACGTGGAAGACTCAGCCTTCACCGAAATAGAAGACAACTTCATATTCGCAAACGAAGATAACGGAATAAACGTCGAAGACTCTCTCTTCACCAACATCGAAGACAACAACGTAATCGGAAACGGTGACAACGGAATAAACGTCGAAGACTCAGCTTTCACCAACATCGAAGACAACTTCATATTCGCAAACGAAGATAACGGAATAAACGTCGAAGACTCTCTCTTCACCAACATCGAAGACAACTTCATATTCGCAAACGAAGATAACGGAATAAACGTCGAAGACTCTCTCTTCACCAACATCGAAGACAACAACGTAATCGGAAACGGTGACAACGGAATAAACGTCGAAGACTCTCTCTTCACCAACATCGAAGACAACAACGTAATCGGAAACGGTGACAACGGAATAAACGTCGAAGACTCAGCTTTCACCAACATCGAAGACAACTTCATATTCGCAAACGAAGATGACGGAATAAGTTTAGAAGACTCTCTCTTCACCAACATCGAAGACAACTTCATATTCGCAAACGAAGATGACGGAATAAGTTTAGAAGACTCTGCCTTCACCAACATCGAAGACAACTTCATATTCGCAAACGAAGATGACGGAATAAGCCTATACGGATCCAACTTCAACCTAATTGCAGACAACTTCATATTCGCAAACGAAGATAACGGAATAAGCCTATACGGATCCAACTTCAACGCAATTCTACTTAACAACATATTCGCAAACGAAGATAACGGAATAAGCCTATACGGATCCAACTTCAACGCAATTCTACTTAACAACATATTCGCAAACGAAGATAACGGAATAAGCCTATACGGATCTGACGACAACGCAATTCTACTTAACAACATATTCGCAAATGGCCATGACGGAATAGGCATATACGGATCTGAAGCCTTAATATTCGCAAACGGAGATGATGAAGTAAATGTAAGATCTGACGACAACCAAATCGGAAAGGAGTTCATATTCGGAAACAGAAATGACGGAATAAGTGTATACAGAACTGACGGCACCGAAATTGAAGAAAAGTTCATATTCGCAAACGGAGATGACGGAGTAGGTGTATACAGATCTGACGACACTGAAATCGAAAACTGTTTCATATTCGCAAACGAAAATGACGGAGTAAGCGTATACGGATCTGACGACACCAAAATCAAAAACAGCTTCATATTCGCAAACGAAGATGACGGAGTAAGCGTATACGGATCTGACGACACCGAAATCAAAAACAGCTTCATATTCGCAAACGAAGACGAGGGAGTACTGGTCTGA
- a CDS encoding trans-sulfuration enzyme family protein, with the protein MKFNTKTIHAGRKPCQLTGAISTPIYQTSTFVFDDVGEPGEYDYSRTNNPTRKALEDTLADLEGGVAGFAFPSGMAAVTTVIHLLSAGDHVVCADDTYGGTHRLFSDIMPRFGIEFSFIRLDDEAKLRNAIKPNTKMIWVETPSNPLLNITDLDMISKVAKEQDILTVADNTFATPYFLRPIEHGIDIVLHSTTKYLNGHCDVIGGGVITSTNKLAEDVHFLLNGMGTNAAPFDSWLVLRGIKTLPLRMDKHQANAIAVAEYLKGHSKVKEVFYPGLPEHPGHELAAKQMDGFGGVVSFKLKSESDVPSFLHGLDLFHLAESLGGADSLVEHAATMSHASMAEDARRKAGITDDLIRLSIGLEDADDLIEDLSRGFDNAGNIKG; encoded by the coding sequence ATGAAGTTTAACACCAAAACAATACATGCTGGACGGAAACCGTGTCAACTGACCGGTGCAATCTCAACACCAATCTACCAGACTTCCACGTTTGTATTTGACGATGTGGGAGAACCGGGAGAGTACGATTATTCAAGGACAAATAACCCAACAAGAAAGGCTCTTGAGGATACCCTGGCAGATCTTGAGGGAGGAGTGGCAGGATTTGCATTTCCAAGTGGTATGGCCGCTGTAACTACAGTGATACATCTTTTAAGTGCAGGAGACCATGTTGTATGTGCTGATGATACCTACGGAGGTACCCATAGACTTTTTTCAGACATCATGCCCAGGTTTGGCATTGAATTCAGCTTCATTCGTCTGGACGATGAAGCGAAGTTAAGAAATGCCATAAAACCAAACACAAAGATGATCTGGGTAGAAACCCCATCGAATCCACTTTTAAACATCACAGACCTCGATATGATTTCGAAAGTGGCCAAGGAACAGGACATACTTACGGTTGCCGATAACACCTTTGCAACTCCATACTTCCTTCGGCCAATTGAGCATGGCATTGACATAGTTCTGCACTCAACAACCAAGTACCTCAACGGCCACTGTGACGTCATAGGCGGTGGGGTTATAACCTCCACAAATAAACTTGCAGAAGATGTACACTTCCTATTGAACGGCATGGGAACAAATGCAGCACCATTTGACTCATGGTTGGTTCTTCGAGGTATTAAAACCCTCCCTCTCAGGATGGACAAGCATCAGGCTAACGCAATTGCAGTTGCAGAATATCTTAAAGGGCATTCTAAGGTGAAAGAAGTCTTCTATCCGGGTTTACCTGAACATCCGGGCCATGAATTAGCTGCAAAACAGATGGACGGTTTTGGAGGTGTAGTTTCATTTAAACTTAAATCAGAATCAGATGTTCCATCATTCTTACATGGACTTGATTTATTCCACCTTGCAGAGTCTCTTGGAGGTGCTGATTCTCTTGTGGAACATGCAGCAACCATGAGCCATGCGTCAATGGCAGAGGATGCTAGAAGAAAAGCAGGAATAACAGACGACCTCATAAGATTATCTATTGGTCTTGAGGATGCAGATGACCTTATTGAGGATCTTTCCAGAGGATTTGATAATGCAGGTAATATTAAGGGCTGA
- a CDS encoding MoaD/ThiS family protein, producing the protein MKIRFSEDGVKYIEIDTISVENLLKKLVINPFEVVVTRNGSVLLEDEILTNNDSIKIIKVIHGG; encoded by the coding sequence TTGAAAATAAGATTTTCGGAAGATGGTGTTAAGTATATTGAAATAGATACAATATCAGTCGAAAATCTATTAAAAAAACTTGTAATAAACCCTTTTGAAGTGGTTGTAACAAGAAATGGCTCAGTACTCCTCGAAGACGAAATATTAACAAACAATGACAGCATAAAAATTATCAAGGTTATCCACGGTGGTTAA
- a CDS encoding SagB/ThcOx family dehydrogenase, producing MEKKKLAVLIILSIAFIVVVSADYLSSQESVTSLNVISITQLPSPQLTGNLSVEQAIANRRSVRKYSNEFLTLEDVSQLLWAAQGITDSEKNLRAAPSAGQVYPLEVYVVVGTGSVSGLQEGLYHYVPQNNTLEKLLDSDIRNNLSVVADGQPWVKQAPINIIITGNYQKMLDKYKDKDLCTRFVNLEAGHVGENIYLQAESLGLVTVALGSFDENQMVGLLHLPINEKPIYIFPVGYSQS from the coding sequence GTGGAAAAAAAGAAGTTAGCAGTGTTGATCATTCTTAGTATAGCTTTTATTGTTGTTGTGAGCGCAGATTATTTATCTTCCCAGGAATCAGTGACCTCCCTAAATGTTATCAGCATCACACAACTTCCATCCCCTCAATTAACAGGCAACCTTTCGGTGGAACAAGCAATTGCAAACAGACGCTCTGTAAGGAAATATTCCAACGAATTTCTCACTTTGGAAGATGTTTCACAGCTTTTATGGGCAGCTCAGGGTATTACAGATTCTGAAAAAAACTTAAGGGCAGCTCCCTCAGCGGGACAGGTCTATCCGTTAGAGGTCTATGTTGTAGTAGGCACAGGCAGTGTATCCGGGCTTCAAGAAGGATTGTACCATTACGTTCCTCAAAACAATACTTTGGAGAAACTTCTTGATAGTGATATAAGGAACAACCTTTCTGTAGTTGCCGATGGGCAGCCCTGGGTAAAACAAGCTCCCATAAACATCATTATAACCGGAAATTATCAGAAAATGCTTGATAAATATAAAGATAAGGATTTATGCACAAGATTTGTCAATCTGGAGGCAGGCCACGTGGGAGAGAATATTTATCTCCAAGCAGAGAGTCTTGGTTTAGTTACAGTGGCCCTGGGATCTTTCGATGAGAATCAGATGGTAGGGCTTTTACACTTGCCCATCAATGAAAAACCTATATATATTTTTCCAGTGGGATACTCTCAATCTTAA
- a CDS encoding aldo/keto reductase yields MLYRKLGKTGEKVSILGFGCMRLPTLDGSHDRIDEPLATEMLHHAIDHGVNYIDTAYPYHAASPTEGGMSEIFIGNALKNGYREKVNLATKLPIWLVQSREDMDRYLNEQLQRLQTDHIDFYLLHGINQRFWEILKEFDVFEFLDSAIEDGRIKYAGFSFHDEFKVFREVVNSYNWSFCQIQYNYMDEEFQAGKAGLKYVNDKGLGTIIMEPLRGGCLTKNIPDDIQAIWNEAEVKRSPAEWALRFLWDKPEVDVVLSGMSNMEQVRENLEISKEGYPDTLRESEKDLIHKVRDAYKERVHISCTSCNYCMPCPSNVNIPLNLSLLNDVYMYRHIDKPAENYFHLSGRKMSAGYCTECGECGEKCTQHLPIKEFLKEAVETFEK; encoded by the coding sequence ATGTTGTACAGAAAACTTGGAAAGACAGGCGAAAAAGTATCAATACTTGGATTCGGTTGTATGAGGCTCCCTACGCTGGATGGAAGTCATGACCGGATAGATGAACCCCTCGCAACAGAGATGCTTCACCACGCAATAGACCATGGCGTGAACTACATTGACACTGCTTATCCATATCATGCCGCTTCTCCAACAGAAGGTGGGATGAGCGAAATATTCATTGGAAATGCTTTAAAGAATGGTTACAGGGAAAAGGTGAACTTGGCTACCAAACTACCTATCTGGCTTGTTCAAAGCAGGGAAGATATGGATCGCTATTTAAACGAACAGCTTCAGAGGCTGCAGACAGATCATATAGATTTTTATCTTTTACACGGCATTAATCAAAGGTTCTGGGAAATTCTAAAGGAATTCGATGTGTTTGAGTTTTTGGACTCTGCAATTGAAGACGGCAGGATAAAATATGCGGGGTTTTCATTTCATGATGAGTTTAAAGTTTTCAGAGAAGTTGTGAATTCTTACAACTGGAGTTTTTGCCAGATTCAGTACAACTACATGGATGAGGAATTCCAGGCAGGAAAAGCCGGGCTAAAATATGTTAATGATAAAGGACTTGGAACCATTATCATGGAACCCCTGAGAGGTGGATGTTTAACAAAAAACATTCCAGATGATATACAGGCCATATGGAATGAAGCCGAAGTTAAAAGAAGTCCTGCTGAATGGGCACTGCGATTCCTCTGGGACAAACCCGAAGTTGATGTGGTTTTAAGTGGCATGAGCAACATGGAGCAAGTTCGAGAAAATCTTGAAATCTCAAAGGAAGGTTATCCAGATACGCTGAGAGAATCTGAAAAGGATCTGATCCATAAAGTTAGGGATGCTTACAAAGAACGGGTTCATATCAGTTGCACAAGCTGTAATTACTGTATGCCTTGCCCTTCAAACGTGAACATTCCATTGAATCTGAGCCTTTTAAATGATGTGTACATGTACAGGCATATTGATAAACCTGCAGAAAACTATTTCCATCTTTCAGGTCGTAAAATGAGCGCTGGATACTGCACAGAATGTGGAGAATGTGGAGAGAAATGTACACAGCATCTTCCAATTAAAGAATTTTTAAAAGAAGCTGTGGAAACATTTGAAAAATAA
- the thiI gene encoding tRNA uracil 4-sulfurtransferase ThiI, protein MDKNKPIIVRYGEIGVKSPKVRKRFERKLISNIKTLIDGKIVLEQGRIFLFPENYEEALESLKKICGVVSFSPTVSTETNYDSIKATVQDYIKDLIEKGQFSIEKSFAVKCRRVGTHDFSSREMAGFCGAAVVDLTGAPVDLSNPDFRLFVEVRDDKTYLYHEKIDGVGGLPIGTQGRLIALVSGGIDSPVASYLMMKRGCDLTILNFNNCPYTSGSSEKVVKIYEKLKEYSAGSDLRLYQVNYGDFLKKCKDEAPERMTCVLCKSGMYQIAEKLAKRENALAIVDGSSVGQVASQTLPNILATRYSTSIPVLSPLIGLDKLEIAEIGKKIGTYDISILPDSGCKAAPKHPETNAVLEKVLEVKKAINMDEETEKVFSSLHEIDLDSE, encoded by the coding sequence ATGGATAAAAACAAACCCATAATTGTTAGATACGGTGAAATAGGCGTAAAAAGTCCTAAAGTAAGGAAAAGATTTGAAAGAAAACTTATATCCAATATAAAAACTTTAATTGATGGTAAGATAGTTTTAGAACAGGGTAGGATATTTCTTTTCCCTGAAAATTATGAAGAAGCTTTGGAATCTCTTAAAAAAATATGTGGCGTAGTTTCATTCAGCCCCACAGTTTCAACAGAGACAAATTACGATTCTATAAAGGCCACGGTTCAGGATTACATAAAAGATCTGATTGAAAAAGGTCAGTTCTCAATTGAAAAATCTTTTGCAGTTAAATGCAGAAGAGTGGGAACTCATGACTTCTCAAGCAGGGAAATGGCAGGATTTTGTGGTGCTGCAGTGGTTGACTTAACTGGTGCACCTGTGGACCTATCCAATCCTGATTTCAGATTGTTCGTTGAGGTCAGGGATGATAAAACTTACCTGTACCATGAGAAAATTGATGGAGTTGGAGGCCTTCCAATAGGTACACAGGGTAGGTTGATTGCACTGGTATCTGGAGGTATAGACTCACCTGTTGCATCTTACCTGATGATGAAAAGGGGATGCGATCTCACAATTCTCAACTTCAACAACTGTCCCTACACTTCAGGGTCAAGTGAAAAAGTTGTTAAAATTTACGAAAAGCTCAAAGAATATTCTGCAGGCTCTGATTTAAGACTTTATCAGGTAAACTATGGTGATTTCCTTAAAAAATGTAAAGATGAGGCACCTGAAAGGATGACATGTGTTCTATGTAAGAGTGGAATGTACCAGATTGCAGAGAAGCTTGCAAAACGTGAAAATGCCCTTGCAATTGTTGATGGAAGCAGTGTGGGACAGGTTGCATCACAGACACTTCCAAACATACTGGCAACAAGATATTCAACTTCAATACCAGTTTTAAGTCCATTAATCGGCCTTGACAAACTTGAAATTGCTGAAATAGGAAAAAAAATTGGAACCTATGATATCTCCATACTTCCAGACAGTGGATGTAAAGCAGCTCCAAAACATCCTGAAACCAATGCTGTACTTGAAAAGGTCCTTGAGGTTAAAAAGGCCATTAACATGGACGAAGAAACCGAAAAAGTATTTTCATCACTTCATGAAATCGATTTGGATAGTGAATAA
- a CDS encoding MOSC domain-containing protein yields the protein MALNSKNSSGGIIAVSTSHKKGTKKKNIEQGLLMENYGLSGDAHSSSETHRQISLLAIESIKKMQNLGLDVNPGDFAENITTNGIELKTLPIGTKLSAGVGILEVTQIGKECHNHCEIGRQVGDCIMPKEGIFCRVITGGKVKVGDEIKII from the coding sequence ATGGCTTTAAACTCTAAAAACTCATCTGGTGGGATAATAGCAGTTTCCACAAGTCATAAGAAGGGTACAAAAAAGAAAAATATCGAACAGGGTCTTTTAATGGAAAACTACGGACTTTCAGGTGATGCACACAGCAGTAGTGAAACACACAGACAGATAAGTCTGCTGGCAATAGAGAGCATCAAAAAGATGCAAAATCTTGGGCTGGACGTTAATCCTGGAGATTTCGCAGAAAACATAACAACCAATGGGATAGAACTCAAGACTCTACCCATTGGAACCAAGTTATCTGCAGGTGTTGGAATCCTTGAAGTGACTCAGATCGGTAAAGAATGCCATAATCACTGCGAAATCGGCAGACAAGTAGGAGACTGTATAATGCCCAAGGAAGGCATCTTCTGCAGGGTAATAACAGGCGGCAAAGTAAAGGTTGGAGATGAGATAAAAATTATTTGA
- the pdxS gene encoding pyridoxal 5'-phosphate synthase lyase subunit PdxS → MLHGTEVLKKGFASMTKGGVIMDVVNADQAAVAEEAGAVSVMALERVPADIRAAGGVARMADPSKVLEIMDAVSIPVMAKVRIGHFVEAQVIQSLGVDMIDESEVLTPADEKYHIDKKQFIIPFVCGARNLGEALRRINEGAAMIRTKGEAGTGNVVEAVRHMRVIQSTIRELKDKTEEELWAVAREEEATLELVKETAKQGRLPVVNFAAGGVATPADAALMMQLGADGVFVGSGIFKSENPELVAKAIVQATTHYTDAELLAKVSTNLGEAMPGLEISEIPENERLQERGW, encoded by the coding sequence ATGTTGCATGGTACTGAGGTTTTGAAGAAGGGTTTTGCTAGTATGACTAAGGGTGGGGTTATTATGGATGTTGTGAATGCTGATCAGGCGGCTGTTGCTGAGGAGGCGGGTGCTGTTTCTGTTATGGCTTTGGAGCGTGTGCCTGCTGATATTCGGGCTGCTGGTGGTGTGGCTCGTATGGCGGATCCGTCTAAGGTTTTGGAGATTATGGATGCGGTGTCTATTCCGGTTATGGCTAAGGTTCGTATTGGTCATTTTGTTGAGGCTCAGGTTATTCAGTCTCTTGGTGTTGATATGATTGATGAGAGTGAGGTGCTTACACCTGCCGATGAGAAATATCATATTGATAAGAAGCAATTCATCATACCTTTTGTGTGTGGTGCACGTAACTTGGGTGAAGCTTTGAGGAGGATTAATGAAGGTGCTGCTATGATCCGTACTAAAGGTGAAGCTGGAACAGGAAATGTTGTAGAAGCTGTACGGCATATGCGTGTGATCCAGAGCACCATCCGTGAACTCAAAGACAAAACCGAGGAAGAATTATGGGCTGTGGCTCGTGAAGAAGAAGCAACACTAGAACTCGTCAAAGAAACAGCAAAACAAGGAAGGTTACCAGTTGTGAACTTCGCAGCCGGCGGTGTGGCCACACCAGCAGATGCAGCACTCATGATGCAATTAGGTGCTGATGGTGTTTTTGTTGGAAGTGGAATATTCAAATCAGAAAACCCTGAACTCGTTGCAAAAGCAATAGTACAAGCCACAACCCACTACACAGACGCCGAGCTCCTCGCTAAGGTTTCCACCAACCTTGGAGAAGCCATGCCTGGTTTGGAGATAAGTGAAATACCAGAAAACGAAAGACTACAAGAAAGAGGATGGTAA
- a CDS encoding sulfide-dependent adenosine diphosphate thiazole synthase, whose product MAIFSKVSEKDVTKAIVSGFAEEFLDYVESDVIIIGAGPSGLIAAKRLAENGVKTLLVESNNYLGGGFWIGGYLMNKLTVREPGQRILDEVGAPYEKVQDGLYRAAGPHACSKLIAATMDAGAKVLNMTKFDDVVVRDGKVAGVVINWTPVSALPRAITCVDPVSIESKIVIDATGHDAVVVKSLEQRGLVKTEGFEGMWVEKSEDAVVENTQEVYPGVFVTGMAVATTYGTPRMGPTFGGMLLSGEKAAEIIIKQLKPELSTEKTEAGQVKRSK is encoded by the coding sequence ATGGCAATATTTTCAAAAGTATCAGAAAAAGATGTGACAAAAGCAATAGTATCAGGATTTGCAGAGGAATTCCTGGATTACGTGGAAAGCGATGTGATCATAATAGGTGCAGGACCAAGCGGACTTATAGCAGCCAAAAGACTTGCAGAAAACGGAGTTAAAACACTCTTAGTGGAGAGCAACAACTACCTTGGAGGAGGATTCTGGATAGGAGGATACCTCATGAACAAGTTAACAGTGAGGGAACCCGGTCAGAGAATCCTTGACGAAGTAGGTGCACCATACGAGAAAGTTCAGGACGGACTTTACAGGGCTGCCGGTCCACATGCATGTTCAAAATTAATAGCAGCTACAATGGATGCTGGTGCAAAAGTATTGAACATGACTAAGTTCGACGACGTTGTTGTGAGGGATGGAAAAGTAGCAGGTGTTGTTATAAACTGGACACCAGTATCAGCACTTCCAAGGGCAATAACATGTGTTGACCCGGTTTCAATCGAATCTAAAATTGTTATAGATGCAACAGGCCACGATGCAGTGGTTGTAAAATCATTAGAACAGCGCGGACTCGTTAAAACAGAAGGATTTGAGGGAATGTGGGTTGAAAAATCAGAAGACGCAGTAGTTGAAAACACCCAGGAAGTTTACCCGGGAGTATTTGTAACAGGAATGGCAGTTGCAACCACCTACGGAACCCCAAGGATGGGTCCAACCTTTGGAGGAATGCTTCTCTCCGGAGAAAAAGCAGCAGAAATAATCATAAAACAATTAAAACCAGAATTATCAACTGAGAAAACCGAAGCTGGACAGGTAAAAAGGTCAAAATAA